From Natronogracilivirga saccharolytica:
TGATGAACTCACGTATCGTTTTGTGCTTTCTGCGGCGTTTGGGCTTCTTCCTTGCTGTTCTCAGATGTTTGTAAAGGTCTCCTCCGTGTTTGGCATCACAATAAATATGGCGGTATATGGTCATATGAGAGATGTTCATATGCTCGCCATGTTCCATCGTGAGTCTGGGGCCAATGCCGGCCGGTTCCAGACCGGTAGTGGCGAGCAGTTGCAGCGCCTTCTGCTTCAAAATACCTTTAAAGCGGTAGGGATGGCGTTTTTGCGTTCGTTTTTTCTTATAACGCTTATGAGCATGATCCGGATCATAGTTGCTATAACCGCCGCCTCTGGCAATTTCGCGCCGAATGGTTTGCGGATCCCGCTTCAAGGTTCTGGCAATATTGGCAGGCCGGTAATCAAATTGAATTGCGCTGCGGATGTGGTATCTTACCCACAGTGCGAGGTGTTTGTATGGCTTCATGTGCTCGACTCTTTGGTAGGAGAAAAGACGGAAGCTACAAAACTTCGCGAAAAATCCGGGGGGCTAGCCCCCCGGATTTAAACTTTTCCCCCAGAATCGGGCACTTCAATTGTTAATTAGCCTTGTTCCACCTTGGAATAGATACGATTTCAATACAATAAGGGCTCTTGAGGAGCTTGGTTTTCTAACACTTTCGGCGAGTGTCAAGAAAGGCGAAGCAAAAAAAGACTCTAAGCTTAATTTTCTGCCAGCGACTTGCGATCTTTCACAGCTTCGTGAAGCGGTGATATCAGCAAAATCCTCATCTGACACCCAACCAGTCATTGTTGTTTTGCTTCATGCATATGATTTTAAAAAAAAGAAGCATAACAGTTACAATTACCATGAGTTTTTAAAACTCTTACATTGGCTTAAATCTCAAAATGATGTTCGTTTAATTTCAATCAGCGAAGCTGCAGAATTAATAAATGATTTGAGGTCTAAACGTTTTTTGCTTAATAGGGGAAAATATGCGCTTTCTACGGTTCTTCCATCATCATTACAAAATAAAAATTCTATAACACAGTATCAGGAATATCGAGGAACACTTTTAATTCCAAAAATTATTGAGTCCCGAGGTTTCTATTTGCTCATTGCTATTCTCAGAAAACTAATTTTAAAGGTGCAAAAGATTATAGGATATGGTGTGAAGTCTAAAATTTAAGTTATTCATACCCAAAATTTCAGTAGTTCTAGATTTGGTATTGACTTAATTGTAATTATTAGGTAATTATTAGAAGATTCTAAGCCTGACATAGTAAATGGTTTATATATAAGAATTTTATAATAATTCTATAAGGCTTAAGTGACTCAATATTAATTAACTATAACTTGACTTGCTGTCGTTTTAGTTGGTATTGTTACACACAGGATGTATGTGATCATCAATGTTAATCTGTTATTGATACTGATGAGAAATTGAGCAGACAATCCGACAATCATAAAAATCGAGAACTAAAAAAGTGCGATGAAAAGAATAATAACAATACCAATATTGATTGCGGCCTCTTACGGATTGGTAGTTGCCCAGGATAACTCGGCCAGCATTCAGCAGATTGGTAACGGACATGAAGCTGCCACTGAACAGGCAGGCGCATTGAATGTTGCCACTGTTGAACAGCAAGCCGCTAATCCTGACAGAAACGAAGCCTTTGTAACCCAGGAAGGAGACGGCAACTTCGCTGCACTGAATCAATCAAGAGGCGGAAGCATTCGCTCTCTGATGGAGGTTGATCAGATAGGTGACAACAACGAGGCCTATCAGACCATGCGTTTTATGGGTTCCTCAAGGGCCAGTTTGAAAATTAATCAGGTCGGAGATGACAACTTCGCCAATCAGGAGCAGTATGACGGCAGAAGCGGTCAGTATGCTCAAGTCGATCAATACGGTGACAATAACCACGCCGAGCAGGTTCAGGATAATTTCGGTACCGGACAACGATTCTACGCCGATATTTATCAGGAAGGCGACGGCAATCAGGCATTCCAGACCCAGGATGGAAACGGCGGTGACCTTAATGCCTTGATTGATCAGGAAGGCGACGGCAATTTCGCTTCCCAGACCCAGAATTCGGATGCCTCACATGAAAGCAATGTATGGCAAACAGGAAATGACAATACAGCTATCATTGATCAGTATGGATCCGGACATCTGAACAACACTTGGCAGACAGGCAACGGCAACAGCGCTGTTGTAAATCAGAGCAACTGATTTGCATCCGGGGCAGGGTGATCATCTCACGGATTGCCTCCTTGCACATCAGATGACTTTTTTCAGAAGACAGTGAGGTCAGGGTCAAATCCAGACCTCACTGTCTTTCTCTCTTCTTACACCGGAGATGCAACTTTCTACCATAAGCAGCATCTGTTTCATCATCAGGTTCTAATAATTAGTATTACCATCGGATTTTCAGCAGCCAGTCATCACATTATTTCCGTGCTCCCGCACCTTAACTGACTTTTTCCGATAACGGAGGCCGCCAATGCGTCGCATTCTATTTATTATCAATTCATTCAGAGTAGGCGGAGCCGAGACACAGCTGATCAGCCTGATCCAGGAACTCCGGAAGCACAATACCGATGCCGCCGTAATTTCGCTGTACCGGCACGAACCGCTGGCCGATCAGCTCTCCGAATCCGGCATTGATGTTCATTTTCTGAATGTGCACTCTCTCGCCGGTTTACCGTCCGGCATTCTTAAAGCCCGCCGGATTATCAGGCAATTCCGTCCCGACCTGATCCACAGTCACATGTATCACTCCAACCTTTTCGCTCGGTTGCTGAAAGTCTTCATGCCATCGGTCCGGGTTATAAATACGGCACATAATACAGTTGAAGGTGGATCCCTGCGTTATGTTCTGTACAGGATCACCTCGGGGCTGGCCGAAAACGTCTCCATCATAAGCAGGGACGGCGAGCAGGCACATCTGAGCCGCAAAGCTACACCGCGGAAAAAGCTGATATACATGCCTAATGGCATTGATGTGGAACGCTTTCAGCCACAGTCGGATAAGCGCATGGAAAAGCGCAGGGAACTCGGTGCCGATGACTCATTTGTCTTTCTGTCCGTAGGCGCCCTTTCCGAACAGAAAAACTTCCCGAACGCACTGAATGCCATCAGAAAATTGAAAGACAACGGCTATTCCGGATTTCGCGTCTTTATTGCCGGAAAGGCACCCCAGGGCACGGACAACGACAAAAAACTGCTTCAGCTGTCTGAGGAGCTTGAAGTTAAGGACATCGTGCGGTTTCTCGGCCTGCGAAATGACATACAGGATCTGATGAGAGCGGCGGACGGTTACTTGTCTTCTTCATCCTGGGAAGGCATGCCCATTGTGCTGCTTGAAGCCACCGCATCGGGACTTCCTGTCGTTGCGACCGATGTGGGAGACACGAGGGAAATCGTCAGGGAAGGGAAAAACGGGTTTCTCGTGCCGCCCAAAGACTCTGAGTCGCTGGCCGGGGCAATGATGAACCTGCTGGATGCTGACGATGAAACCAGACAGCGCATGGGCAAAGAATCCCGGAAACACGCCATGGACAAATTCTCCATAGAAAGTGTGGCAAAGCAGTGGCTGGAAGTCTATGGCTGACATTTTGTTTATCGCAGGTAACACCCGCTCGCTTATCGCAAACAGGGGGGATTTGATCAGGCAGATGAAACAGGCCGGACATCATGTCAGTGCACTTGTCCCGGAATACGACTTCATGCCGGAGATCGAAACCCTGGATATTCCGTACCGGACAATCAACCTGAACCGTTCAAGCATCAATCCGCTCGCAGCCTGCCATAGCCGCAATGAACTCGCCCGGATGATCCGTCATTTCAATCCGGACAAAGTGTTCGCCTACACCATCAAACCGGTGGTGCTCGGAGTTCCGGCAGCACAAAAAGCAGGTGTCGGCGAAATATATTCCATGATCACCGGAATGGGCTATCTTTTTACCGGGGAAAGCCTGAAGCAGCAGATCTTGCGCCGCGTGGCATGCCGGATGTACCGCAAGGCACTCTCAGGCTGCAAAAGGATTTTTTTCCAGAACCCTGATGATGTCTCGCTGTTCCGGGAAATGCAAATCATAAACGGAAACAGTCCGGTCACCATGACCAACGGATCCGGGGTAAATATGGATCAGTTCACCAGACATCCCCTGCCCGACGAAGAACAGCCGGTGACATTTCTGATGATTGCCCGCCTGCTCAATGACAAGGGCATCATTGAATTTGTCGAGGCGGCGGAAAAACTTAAACGGGTCTATGGCGACAGCATCAGGTTCCAGGTCATCGGTCCGTACGACCCGAATCTTCCCCACGCCGTGTCAAGACACCGTTATGAGCAGTGGCAGCAAAATGACGCGGTGACGTTTATCGGACACAAAGCCGACGTAAGGCCCTGGCTCAAACAGTGCCATGTCTATGTCCTGCCTTCCTACCGGGAGGGAACTCCGCGGTCGGTGCTTGAAGCCATGGCGACCGGACGTGCTGTTATTACCACAGACGCCCCGGGATGCCGCGAAACGGTTGCAGATGGCGAAAACGGCTTTCTGGTCCCGCCAGGACAAAGCGCCCCGCTTGCCGAAGCAATGGAAAAGTTTATGAAAAATCCGGAGCTGATTGGCCGGATGAGTAAAAAAAGCTATCGGCGGGCGCTGGATAAATACGATGTAGGGAAGGTGAATAAAGTCATTATGGAAGCAATGAATCTTCAGACATCAAGCGATCATGACAGCAACTGACAACCATAAACCGGGATAATCATGATCAAACGAACAATTGACGTGCTTTCGGCTTCTGCCGGACTCCTGATACTTTCGCCGCTGTTTCTGGTGCTGGCGTTGTGGATCAAAACGGACTCCTCCGGACCGGTTTTTTTCAGGCAAAAACGTATCGGCCGGAATAAAAAGCCATTTCACGTCTACAAATTTCGCTCCATGACGCACCGTGATCCGGCATCCATCAACCAGAAACAGGAAAAGGTGGTAAGCTCCTCGGATGATGACCGCATTACCACAAGCGGCCGCTTTTTACGGGCTCTGAGCCTTGACGAACTGCCGCAGCTGATAAACGTGGTGAAAGGGGATATGAGCCTTGTCGGCCCGCGCCCCGTGATTCCCGAACAGCTTGAGGTGGTGCCATACTGGTTCGAGTCCCGGTTTGATGTCCGCCCGGGTATTACCGGACTGGCCCAGGTCATGGGCCGGCGCAGCCTGAGCTGGGAAGAGCAGCTCGGCTACGACATGGAATATGTGCAAACCTTCTCAGTCTGGAATGACATCCGGATTCTGATTCTCACATTTTGGGTCGTTCTGACACGAAAAGGTATTTATGGTGACGAATCCGGAAACTGGCGGTCCTATCGCAAAGAGTGGAAGCAATATTCGAAAGGATTGCCTGAAGATACGCGAGCCACGTAATCACAACGAGCCACATAATCACAAATGGAATCATCAGCAGGCTGAAATGATTTCGTCAGACTGAAATGATCTCATTTCTCTAAAATAATCTTGCTAATCATAAATGATCTTATCAGGCTGAATCGATCATGTTACCAACCGGAATCCGCAATTGATCTATAAATTCATCACAAATAATCCGGAGCTGGCCCGGTACGCAGTTTCGTGCGGAGTTCAGCGGATTTTTGTCGACATGGAATACCTGGGCAAGGAGGAGCGTCAGGGCCATATCGACTCCCATAAAGCGCGCCATACACTGACGGATCTCGGGAATGTCCGCAAAGCAGTACCGGATGCTGAACTGATGGTGCGTATCAATCCGGTGCACGAACGAACGCCTGCCGAAGTTGCTGATGTGCTGAAAGCCGGGGTTGATGTTGTCATGCTGCCCATGTTCACATCCGCGGAAGAGGTGGCAAAGGCGGGAGCCCTGATCTCCGGATCCGCCAGATTTTCGCTGCTGCTGGAGACCCCCCAGGCGTTAACCAGACTGGATGAAATTCTGGAACTTCATGACATGATCGATGAGGTGCATGTCGGACTTAATGACCTGCACCTTGGCCTCGGGCTTGATTTCATGTTTGAGGTGCTGTCGGGCGGTTTGGTGGATGTGATCGCCGGAAAGGTACACAAAGCCGGGATCCGGTTCGGATTCGGAGGTGTGGCACGCACAGGAGAGGGAGCTGTTCCCGCCGAACTTGTTTTGGGAGAGCACGTCAGACTGGGTTCTGAAATGGTCATCCTCTCACGTACCTTCCATCAGAATGCCCGAAGTGTTGAAGAATTAAAAAGCAAAATCGACCTCGGGAAGGAAATAGAAAAACTCGACGCCTGTCTGAACGGGTTCAAAAACGGGGACAAATCCCTTCTTGAAGATAACAGGCAGAATCTTATTGCAGCGGTCAGATCCGTGGTCAGGGAAAAAGCCATAGCCTAATCTATAACAAGCACAGATGCAAAAAAAAGCACTTTTTCTCCAGAAGAAGCACATCCTTGAAGACCAGCAGGCTGAGCTGACAGCACTATTCCGGGAATACCTGCCCGGTTACCAACCCTTTTTTGCTTCGTCTGCCGGGGATGTTTCACCCGGGGATTTCTACCACCTTGTGATTACATCCTTCCATGATTTTTTCCCTGAGGTGATGAAGAAAATAAGCAAGCCGGAGCATCTGCATTTCACCGGATCCGGCACCGACAAGCTGGATGATATGTCTCAGGAACTGGACCTGGACGGTGTTACCATCACAAATTCGGCCGGGGTGAACGCCGTAACAATAGCGGAACATGTCATTGCAGGCATCCTCACATTTGCCAAAAACCTGCACTTGTATCGTGATCAGCAAAACAACAAGGTCTGGAAACGGCGCTGGCACACCGAAATCAGCGGACAGTCGGTTACCATCGTCGGACTGGGGAGTATCGGGATGGAGGTGGCCCGCAGATGCAGGGCTCTTGGCCTGCAGGTAACAGGCTGTGTGCGAACCATGCGAATCTATACCGGTATCGACTCTCTTTGCACTCTGGACGAATTGCCGGAGGTTGCATCACAATCAGATTACGTCGTCCTCTGCGTTCCGCTGACCCGGCAAACGAAGGGACTGATTGACCGGCATATTCTCGGCCGGTTTAAAAAAACTGCCGTTCTGGTTAATGTTTCGAGGGGCGAGGTGGTTGATGAACAGGCGCTGACTGATGCCCTTCAGCATTATCGTATAAAAGGTGCTGTGCTGGATGTGTTTCATCAGGAGCCGCTCCCTGAGGATCATCCGTTCTGGCAGCTGGATAATGTGCTGCTGACCCCTCATGTTGCCGGTACGACACAGCACTATATGCGGAATCTCTTTCGCATTTTGCATGAGAAACTTCAGTAACGGATTTGTGCGTAACGTGTCTGATTGGCCGATGGACGGTTACGGCTCCGCTCAGCGCTGTATCGCCTGCTGTTTAGGAATTTTGCTCATTTCCTCTCTTATCCCGCAAAAAGCAAACGGATCAGATCATACCGCACGCATAGGTCTTTCGCAAAATCTTTCCACCACTGAAACCCCTTTCTGGCTCCATGCCAATCGCGACGGCCGCATCCCGCCGAATTCCGCCAGAAATTTCGGCCTTTACGGACGGTATGACCGTCCTCTTTTTCAAAACTCCGAGGTCATTGATGGCGGTGCAGGTTTCCGCCTGGACCTTCTGGCATCAGATCTTGAGACCCGCCTCCGCTTTACCGAACTCTATGCTCATTTAGCCATTGCCGGCTGGCAGTTACATATCGGCCGGTTTTATGATACGATCGGATTGAATCCTGACCACCTTACGACCGGATCGATGATGATGAGCCGCAATGCCATGCAGCCATTCAAGATTCGCTTGTCGACAACCGGATTCCGTCCAGTACCCCTGACCGGAGAGCGGCTTGCATTCAGGGCCCGCTGGTCGGAGGGAATTTTAACAGACACCCGCTTTGTGGAAAACACACGGGTGCACCAGAAGTATCTTTATCTGAGGCTGGAACTGGTTGAGAATGTATTTATAACCGGAGGTGTGGCCCACAACCTGATGTGGGGCGGCAGGCATCCGGAGCTCGGACACGTTCACCGCTCCTTCAGGGATTGGCTCAGCGACGTTCTGGCACAGCCGGACCGCAGGGTTTTTGACAATGTAAGCCCGGTAGGCAACGGGCTCGGTGCATATGAGGCAGGTCTGGAGTATCGCTTGCCCGGCAGTTGGCGGATTGGTGCGCACCGGATGTTTTTTATTGATGATAAAGAATCACTGAATCTCAGAAGTCCCCGGGACGGAATGTGGACAGTCTATTTTGACCGGCGCGGTGACGACACATCACGGTTGATTGAATACATCATCTATGAGCATATCAATACCAAAAATCAGGATGCCGGAACAGGGGATGCATACGGTCGGGCCCGGTATTATTCGCACTATGTCTACAGGGACGGATGGGTTCATCATGGACAGATTCTCGGAACCCCTTTTTT
This genomic window contains:
- a CDS encoding D-2-hydroxyacid dehydrogenase; its protein translation is MQKKALFLQKKHILEDQQAELTALFREYLPGYQPFFASSAGDVSPGDFYHLVITSFHDFFPEVMKKISKPEHLHFTGSGTDKLDDMSQELDLDGVTITNSAGVNAVTIAEHVIAGILTFAKNLHLYRDQQNNKVWKRRWHTEISGQSVTIVGLGSIGMEVARRCRALGLQVTGCVRTMRIYTGIDSLCTLDELPEVASQSDYVVLCVPLTRQTKGLIDRHILGRFKKTAVLVNVSRGEVVDEQALTDALQHYRIKGAVLDVFHQEPLPEDHPFWQLDNVLLTPHVAGTTQHYMRNLFRILHEKLQ
- a CDS encoding aldolase/citrate lyase family protein; translated protein: MIYKFITNNPELARYAVSCGVQRIFVDMEYLGKEERQGHIDSHKARHTLTDLGNVRKAVPDAELMVRINPVHERTPAEVADVLKAGVDVVMLPMFTSAEEVAKAGALISGSARFSLLLETPQALTRLDEILELHDMIDEVHVGLNDLHLGLGLDFMFEVLSGGLVDVIAGKVHKAGIRFGFGGVARTGEGAVPAELVLGEHVRLGSEMVILSRTFHQNARSVEELKSKIDLGKEIEKLDACLNGFKNGDKSLLEDNRQNLIAAVRSVVREKAIA
- a CDS encoding glycosyltransferase family 4 protein, with the protein product MADILFIAGNTRSLIANRGDLIRQMKQAGHHVSALVPEYDFMPEIETLDIPYRTINLNRSSINPLAACHSRNELARMIRHFNPDKVFAYTIKPVVLGVPAAQKAGVGEIYSMITGMGYLFTGESLKQQILRRVACRMYRKALSGCKRIFFQNPDDVSLFREMQIINGNSPVTMTNGSGVNMDQFTRHPLPDEEQPVTFLMIARLLNDKGIIEFVEAAEKLKRVYGDSIRFQVIGPYDPNLPHAVSRHRYEQWQQNDAVTFIGHKADVRPWLKQCHVYVLPSYREGTPRSVLEAMATGRAVITTDAPGCRETVADGENGFLVPPGQSAPLAEAMEKFMKNPELIGRMSKKSYRRALDKYDVGKVNKVIMEAMNLQTSSDHDSN
- a CDS encoding glycosyltransferase codes for the protein MRRILFIINSFRVGGAETQLISLIQELRKHNTDAAVISLYRHEPLADQLSESGIDVHFLNVHSLAGLPSGILKARRIIRQFRPDLIHSHMYHSNLFARLLKVFMPSVRVINTAHNTVEGGSLRYVLYRITSGLAENVSIISRDGEQAHLSRKATPRKKLIYMPNGIDVERFQPQSDKRMEKRRELGADDSFVFLSVGALSEQKNFPNALNAIRKLKDNGYSGFRVFIAGKAPQGTDNDKKLLQLSEELEVKDIVRFLGLRNDIQDLMRAADGYLSSSSWEGMPIVLLEATASGLPVVATDVGDTREIVREGKNGFLVPPKDSESLAGAMMNLLDADDETRQRMGKESRKHAMDKFSIESVAKQWLEVYG
- a CDS encoding capsule assembly Wzi family protein, whose product is MRNFSNGFVRNVSDWPMDGYGSAQRCIACCLGILLISSLIPQKANGSDHTARIGLSQNLSTTETPFWLHANRDGRIPPNSARNFGLYGRYDRPLFQNSEVIDGGAGFRLDLLASDLETRLRFTELYAHLAIAGWQLHIGRFYDTIGLNPDHLTTGSMMMSRNAMQPFKIRLSTTGFRPVPLTGERLAFRARWSEGILTDTRFVENTRVHQKYLYLRLELVENVFITGGVAHNLMWGGRHPELGHVHRSFRDWLSDVLAQPDRRVFDNVSPVGNGLGAYEAGLEYRLPGSWRIGAHRMFFIDDKESLNLRSPRDGMWTVYFDRRGDDTSRLIEYIIYEHINTKNQDAGTGDAYGRARYYSHYVYRDGWVHHGQILGTPFFTIDPEKIGTDERILVNNIVLAHHLGFSGSIDSSLSYELVMTYSRNYGICNDQTSGGGCRGSAEDPVQQRDDYVPFHELRRDRYSTMVTLRFPVDRIPGLGPASIILSGKEGRSGSVHLSASVDAGDFYEQVRLGFEVGLSMPLN
- a CDS encoding sugar transferase: MIKRTIDVLSASAGLLILSPLFLVLALWIKTDSSGPVFFRQKRIGRNKKPFHVYKFRSMTHRDPASINQKQEKVVSSSDDDRITTSGRFLRALSLDELPQLINVVKGDMSLVGPRPVIPEQLEVVPYWFESRFDVRPGITGLAQVMGRRSLSWEEQLGYDMEYVQTFSVWNDIRILILTFWVVLTRKGIYGDESGNWRSYRKEWKQYSKGLPEDTRAT